Proteins co-encoded in one Taeniopygia guttata chromosome 4, bTaeGut7.mat, whole genome shotgun sequence genomic window:
- the SMARCAD1 gene encoding SWI/SNF-related matrix-associated actin-dependent regulator of chromatin subfamily A containing DEAD/H box 1 isoform X3 — protein sequence MTKTSGLSEDIVWNCKILLKEREVVLKLMNKCEDISNKLTKQVTRITRDGECGWNIEQPSILNRSLKLKPYQKIGLNWLALLYKHRLNGILADEMGLGKTIQAIAFLAYLYQEGNKGPHLIVVPASTLDNWIREVHLWCPELNVLFYYGSQEDRKHLRLDIHNKVVDFNVIVTTYNSAMSSSDDRGLFRRLKLNYAIFDEGHMLKNMSSIRYQHLMTINAKNRLLLTGTPVQNNLLELMSLLNFVMPHMFSSSTSEIRRMFSSKTKSAEEQSIYEKERIAHAKQIIKPFILRRVKDEVLKQLPPKKDLIELCAMSEKQEQLYLALLNKLKKSINSNENNSNMGNAMMQLRKMANHPLLHRQYYTDDKLRTMSTLMLKEPTHCDANPDLIFEDMTVMTDFELHVLCKQYSHINDFKLDMDQILDSGKFRALERILSNLKEKGDRVVLFSQFTMMLDILEVLLKHWQHRYLRLDGKTQISERIHLIDEFNTDMDIFVFLLSTKAGGLGINLTSANIVILHDIDCNPYNDKQAEDRCHRVGQTREVQVIKLISKGTIEETMLKISQQKLKLEQDMTAAESGEEGSIPADIATLLKASLGL from the exons ATGACGAAGACTTCTGGTTTGTCAGAAGATATAGTGTGGAACTGCAAGATACTGCTGAAGGAGAGGGAGGTGGTTCTAAAGCTCATGAATAAATGTGAAGACATTTCTAATAAACTGACAAAACAGGTAACCAGGATTACTAGAGATGGAGAATGTGGATGGAACATAGAGCAGCCCTCCATTCTGAATCGCAG TTTGAAACTGAAGCCATATCAGAAGATTGGTTTGAACTGGTTAGCACTGCTGTATAAGCACAGATTGAATGGCATCTTGGCTGATGAAATG gGCTTAGGGAAAACAATTCAAGCTATTGCATTTCTGGCTTATCTTTACCAAGAGGGCAATAAAGGTCCCCATTTGATAGTTGTACCAGCTTCAACATTAG ATAACTGGATAAGAGAAGTTCATCTGTGGTGTCCTGAACTGAATGTCCTCTTTTACTATG GATCCCAAGAAGATAGGAAGCATCTCAGGTTGGACATTCACAATAAAGTAGTTGATTTCAATGTGATTGTGACTAC ATACAACTCTGCAATGAGCAGCTCAGATGATCGAGGACTGTTCCGCAGGTTGAAGCTTAACTATGCAATTTTTGATGAAGGTCATATGCTCAAGAACATGAGCTCTATCCGCTACCAGCACCTCATGACAATTAAT GCCAAGAATCGCTTGCTGCTAACAGGGACTCCAGTTCAAAATAATCTGTTGGAATTGATGTCCCTCTTGAATTTTGTCATGCCCCATATGTTCAGCAGTAGCACTAGTGAAATTCGAAGGATGTTCTCTTCAAAAACT AAAAGTGCTGAAGAACAAAGCATATATGAGAAGGAGAGAATAGCACATGCAAAGCAGATAATAAAGCCATTCATCTTGAGAAGAGTAAAAGATGAG GTCCTTAAACAACTACCTCCCAAAAAAGATCTCATTGAACTGTGTGCCATGTCTGAGAAACAGGAGCAACTCTACTTGGCTCTTTTAAACAAGCTCAAGAAAAGCATTAACAGTAATG AGAATAACTCCAATATGGGAAATGCAATGATGCAACTTAGAAAAATGGCTAATCACCCTCTTTTGCATCGTCAGTATTACACAGATGACAAGCTCAGGACAATGTCCACCCTCATGCTCAAG GAACCCACACATTGTGATGCTAATCCTGACCTTATCTTCGAAGATATGACAGTAATGACAGATTTTGAGCTGCATGTTCTTTGTAAGCAATATTCTCACATCAATGACTTCAAGTTAGACATGGATCAGATCCTGGATTCTGGGAAGTTTAGAGCATTGGAACGCATTCTCTCCAACCTTAAAGAGAAG GGTGACAGAGTTGTGTTGTTTAGCCAGTTCACGATGATGCTGGACATCTTGGAAGTTTTGCTAAAACACTGGCAACATAGATACCTCAGGCTGGATGGAAAAACACAGATTTCTGAGCG GATACACCTGATAGATGAGTTCAATACAGATATGGATATATTTGTATTCCTTCTGTCCACCAAAGCTGGAGGCTTGGGCATTAATCTGACCTCGGCCAACATTGTTATCCTTCATGACATTGACTGCAACCCTTACAACGATAAGCAGGCCGAAGACCGGTGCCACAGAGTGGGGCAGACACG aGAAGTACAAGTCATAAAGCTCATTAGCAAGGGGACTATTGAAGAAACCATGCTAAAAATCAGCCAACAGAAACTGAAGTTAGAACAAGATATGACTGCAGCAGAATCAG GAGAAGAAGGAAGCATTCCAGCAGATATAGCCACACTATTAAAAGCTTCATTGGGTCTCTAA